A portion of the Candidatus Pristimantibacillus lignocellulolyticus genome contains these proteins:
- the queA gene encoding tRNA preQ1(34) S-adenosylmethionine ribosyltransferase-isomerase QueA: MNVDLFDFHLPEELIAQTPLLERTSSRLLMLSKESGQVEHGVFTDLADKLQAGDVLVLNDTRVLPARLLGKKQDTGAKVELLLLNQLESDRWEVLAKPAKRIKIGTVLCFGENEQGEPLLTATVEAEADMGGRTVKFNYSGIFNELLDQLGEMPLPPYIKEKLDEKERYQTVYSKHDGSAAAPTAGLHFTTQFLEQLQAKGVQLAYITLHVGLGTFRPMSSDTIEEHEMHAEYYELNEETAQILQRARDEKRRIVAVGTTSARTLETLGQRFMQDKLQACNGWTSIFIFPGYEFQLVSALLTNFHLPKSTLVMLVSALASRDHIMHAYNEAVQEQYRFFSFGDAMFIY, encoded by the coding sequence ATGAATGTAGACTTATTTGATTTTCATTTACCAGAAGAGCTAATTGCTCAAACACCATTATTAGAGCGTACATCATCTCGCCTTCTAATGCTTAGCAAAGAAAGTGGTCAAGTGGAACATGGTGTGTTCACTGACTTGGCAGACAAATTACAAGCAGGTGATGTACTAGTACTTAATGATACAAGAGTATTACCAGCAAGATTGCTTGGTAAAAAGCAAGACACAGGCGCAAAAGTTGAGTTATTATTACTTAATCAACTTGAGAGTGATCGTTGGGAAGTGCTAGCTAAGCCTGCCAAACGTATTAAGATAGGCACAGTACTTTGTTTTGGCGAAAATGAGCAAGGAGAGCCTTTATTAACAGCTACAGTTGAAGCAGAAGCAGATATGGGCGGTAGAACGGTAAAATTCAACTATAGTGGAATTTTCAATGAGTTGCTTGATCAATTAGGTGAAATGCCTTTACCACCTTATATTAAAGAAAAGTTAGATGAGAAAGAACGCTATCAGACCGTTTATTCTAAGCATGATGGTTCAGCAGCAGCTCCAACAGCGGGTCTGCATTTCACAACACAATTTCTTGAACAACTTCAAGCTAAAGGTGTACAATTAGCCTATATTACGTTACATGTAGGGCTTGGAACTTTTAGACCTATGTCTAGTGACACGATTGAAGAGCATGAAATGCATGCGGAATATTATGAATTGAATGAAGAAACTGCACAAATTCTGCAACGTGCAAGGGATGAGAAACGTAGAATAGTAGCAGTGGGTACAACTTCAGCGCGGACGCTTGAAACATTAGGACAACGATTTATGCAGGACAAGCTACAAGCTTGTAATGGATGGACATCTATTTTTATTTTTCCAGGTTATGAATTCCAACTCGTAAGTGCATTGTTAACGAATTTCCATCTACCGAAATCAACTTTAGTTATGTTGGTTAGTGCGCTTGCTAGCCGTGATCATATTATGCATGCTTATAATGAAGCGGTGCAGGAACAATATCGATTCTTCAGCTTCGGAGATGCAATGTTTATATATTAA
- a CDS encoding BofC C-terminal domain-containing protein produces MRYTSMWKRLKRKLKQNRGMRRKLFLALQMKTLLSGVVILYFISMSVGTVHAQAHNNYISNYEIDDLSTWLNGDKKIHTILHRVYVCGEEIEQLDELNYEEVVIMAEQNPNWELTVDQSYTLIRFVEQIDDLSPYCKKNAFFGMNSEGEFSLFDGQPSQEKVMKTFFQLNVPYLESSLPEQEWEHLMNGIRVSDIEEYDSVLSTYSEYSMDRYEPNINVMSDLIGK; encoded by the coding sequence ATGAGATATACATCGATGTGGAAACGGTTAAAGCGAAAGTTAAAGCAAAACCGGGGCATGCGTAGAAAATTATTTCTGGCTTTGCAAATGAAGACTTTGCTAAGTGGTGTAGTGATTTTATATTTCATTTCAATGAGTGTAGGAACAGTTCATGCACAAGCGCACAATAACTATATATCTAATTATGAAATTGATGATTTGTCTACATGGCTGAATGGCGATAAGAAAATTCATACTATTTTGCATCGTGTCTATGTATGTGGAGAAGAAATAGAGCAGTTGGATGAACTTAATTATGAAGAAGTGGTTATCATGGCCGAACAAAATCCTAACTGGGAGTTGACGGTAGATCAATCTTATACATTAATTCGATTTGTAGAGCAAATCGATGATTTATCACCTTATTGCAAGAAAAATGCTTTTTTTGGAATGAATAGTGAGGGAGAATTTTCACTTTTCGATGGACAACCATCTCAAGAAAAGGTGATGAAAACATTTTTTCAATTGAATGTACCGTACTTAGAAAGCAGCTTGCCTGAACAAGAGTGGGAGCATTTAATGAATGGGATTAGAGTTAGTGATATAGAGGAATATGACAGTGTATTATCTACTTACAGTGAGTATAGTATGGATCGATATGAACCGAATATAAATGTGATGTCAGACTTAATAGGCAAATAG
- the yajC gene encoding preprotein translocase subunit YajC, giving the protein MSISLAAAAGSGNIWTLIGPFILMFVVFYFLLIRPQQKKQKTRNLMLSQVKKGDKIVTIGGLHGTIAEITDDVVVLRVNDTTKLTFDRSAISTVSQSAPSAD; this is encoded by the coding sequence ATGTCAATTTCTTTAGCAGCAGCAGCTGGATCAGGTAATATTTGGACTCTAATTGGTCCATTTATTCTTATGTTTGTGGTATTCTATTTCTTACTAATTCGTCCACAACAGAAGAAACAAAAAACTCGTAATTTGATGCTTAGTCAAGTTAAAAAAGGTGATAAAATCGTAACGATTGGTGGCCTTCATGGCACGATCGCTGAAATTACTGACGACGTTGTTGTATTACGTGTTAACGACACGACTAAACTTACGTTTGATCGTAGTGCAATTAGCACAGTATCACAATCTGCACCTTCTGCAGACTAG
- the ruvC gene encoding crossover junction endodeoxyribonuclease RuvC, with protein sequence MRVLGIDPGIAIVGFGFVDKEGHKLTPVQYGAIQTEAHTPQEERLLQVYESAGALMDKYKPDSVAIEKLFFNRNVTTAFAVGEARGVIILAAAQRGLSIAEYTPLQVKQAVVGYGKAEKRQVQEMVKMFLKLSAIPKPDDVADALAVAICHAHSAVLSQKINEVKHK encoded by the coding sequence ATGCGCGTGCTAGGAATTGATCCAGGGATTGCAATCGTTGGTTTTGGATTTGTTGATAAAGAAGGTCATAAATTGACACCGGTTCAATATGGTGCTATTCAAACAGAGGCCCATACTCCACAAGAAGAACGATTATTACAAGTATATGAGTCTGCAGGCGCTTTGATGGATAAATATAAGCCTGATAGTGTTGCCATAGAGAAGCTATTTTTTAATCGAAATGTTACAACAGCTTTCGCGGTGGGCGAGGCTAGAGGTGTCATTATATTAGCAGCTGCACAACGAGGATTATCTATTGCTGAATACACCCCTTTGCAAGTTAAACAGGCTGTAGTTGGTTACGGTAAGGCTGAGAAGAGACAGGTGCAAGAAATGGTGAAAATGTTCTTGAAACTAAGTGCAATTCCAAAGCCAGATGATGTTGCAGATGCATTGGCTGTTGCAATATGCCATGCTCATTCAGCAGTATTATCACAAAAAATTAATGAGGTGAAGCACAAATGA
- a CDS encoding TIGR04086 family membrane protein, translating to MNTGTKKLFAMPLLAGITYSLLWLAAGALIASLFLHFTEMKESSLGTIAYVIHGAAALIGGLSSGKRADSRGWYYGSALGILYGIIIIIVSFLASDIALSLHSFLLLLTVIGTGAFGGMVGVNLRK from the coding sequence ATGAATACTGGAACCAAAAAACTATTTGCAATGCCATTGCTAGCAGGCATAACATACTCTTTATTATGGCTAGCTGCTGGAGCTCTGATCGCATCCCTATTCTTACATTTTACAGAGATGAAAGAAAGTAGTTTAGGAACAATTGCTTATGTCATTCATGGTGCGGCAGCATTGATTGGAGGGTTAAGTTCTGGTAAACGTGCGGACTCAAGAGGTTGGTATTACGGTAGTGCACTAGGTATTCTATATGGAATTATTATTATCATTGTTAGCTTCTTAGCTTCCGATATCGCGTTAAGTTTACATAGTTTCCTACTTTTACTTACTGTGATTGGCACAGGCGCTTTCGGAGGAATGGTCGGCGTTAATTTACGCAAATAG
- the ruvA gene encoding Holliday junction branch migration protein RuvA — protein MIDYLKGHVAYIEADYAVIEVNDIGYRVFSPNPYALQAMPQPVTVHIHYHTREDATLLFGFESRQQKALFRKFLDVSGIGPKVALGMLSAGKPEQLVAAIQQDNLTYLTKLPGIGKKTAQRIVLDLKDKLDGIGIDLNGGALSSFTLQYEDAPNEPIAEGRAWKEAKDGLKALGYTETELDRAWQVLQHEVNADEQVDQLMKKALQQLFKG, from the coding sequence ATGATTGATTATCTAAAAGGCCATGTTGCTTATATTGAAGCTGATTATGCGGTAATAGAAGTGAATGATATTGGCTATCGCGTGTTTTCACCAAATCCATATGCACTTCAAGCGATGCCACAACCAGTAACTGTACATATTCATTATCATACACGTGAAGATGCAACATTACTATTCGGTTTTGAGTCTAGACAACAAAAGGCTTTATTCCGTAAATTTCTTGATGTTTCAGGAATTGGGCCAAAGGTAGCGCTAGGCATGTTATCAGCTGGAAAGCCTGAGCAATTGGTAGCTGCTATTCAACAAGATAATCTTACATATCTTACGAAACTACCAGGAATCGGTAAGAAAACCGCACAACGAATTGTACTAGATTTGAAAGATAAATTAGATGGTATCGGAATTGATCTAAATGGTGGAGCGCTTAGTAGCTTTACTTTACAATACGAGGATGCTCCTAATGAACCAATTGCTGAAGGTAGAGCTTGGAAAGAAGCGAAGGATGGTTTGAAGGCTCTAGGTTATACTGAGACAGAACTTGACCGAGCGTGGCAAGTGTTACAGCATGAAGTTAATGCGGACGAACAAGTTGATCAGTTGATGAAGAAGGCGTTGCAACAGCTATTTAAAGGATAA
- a CDS encoding post-transcriptional regulator — protein sequence MSSIEWNDDIKELCTSKAEELQLLGYEHVKAKEVWSCVSSRYAKSGQPQLHQLVNDILSLRATQFMNYLMLSAYKGDSFE from the coding sequence TTGTCTAGTATAGAGTGGAATGATGATATTAAGGAGCTTTGCACAAGCAAGGCTGAGGAGCTACAACTACTTGGATATGAGCATGTTAAGGCTAAGGAAGTTTGGTCGTGTGTAAGTTCTCGTTATGCGAAAAGTGGACAACCCCAGCTTCATCAGCTTGTAAATGATATTTTATCTTTAAGAGCAACTCAATTTATGAACTATTTAATGTTAAGTGCATACAAAGGAGACTCTTTCGAATAG
- a CDS encoding DUF421 domain-containing protein has translation MEWYALALRTVMMYVIIFLVLRVMGKREIGKLSVLDLVISVMIAEIAVIEIEQVDANLMHGIVPIVVLLIIQIISAYLSMKSRKVRLILDGKPTVVVANGEIYRDELKRQRYNLDDLMLQLRENGVTSISEIDFAILETSGKLSVIPKSNDDVKTGDTLASENSEENDVSTSESKDFETNQALNDESSQRIIPPGFRYEMLPIPLIMDGKVQDENLEKINKTRFWLKNIIQEKEINHFKDVLLCTIDHKDRIYIDAGNRKK, from the coding sequence ATGGAATGGTATGCGTTAGCATTACGTACAGTCATGATGTATGTAATCATATTTCTTGTGTTACGTGTAATGGGAAAACGTGAAATTGGTAAACTCTCCGTATTAGATCTTGTTATTTCAGTCATGATTGCCGAGATTGCCGTCATTGAAATAGAACAAGTTGACGCTAATCTGATGCACGGAATAGTACCAATTGTTGTTCTGCTTATTATCCAAATCATCTCGGCATACCTTTCCATGAAAAGTCGAAAAGTAAGGTTGATTCTAGATGGAAAGCCTACAGTTGTTGTTGCTAATGGCGAGATATATCGTGATGAGCTCAAAAGACAACGATACAATTTAGATGATCTGATGCTCCAGCTAAGAGAAAATGGTGTCACTTCGATATCTGAAATTGACTTTGCCATTCTTGAAACAAGTGGAAAGTTATCCGTTATTCCGAAAAGTAACGATGATGTAAAAACAGGTGATACCCTAGCTTCAGAAAATTCTGAGGAAAATGATGTCTCTACTAGTGAGTCTAAAGATTTTGAAACTAATCAAGCATTGAATGATGAATCTTCCCAGCGCATTATACCACCTGGTTTTCGTTACGAGATGTTACCTATCCCGTTAATTATGGATGGAAAAGTACAGGATGAAAATTTAGAGAAAATCAATAAAACTCGATTTTGGCTCAAAAATATTATTCAAGAAAAAGAAATTAATCATTTTAAAGATGTGTTACTATGCACCATTGATCATAAAGATCGAATTTATATCGATGCTGGTAACAGGAAAAAGTAA
- the tgt gene encoding tRNA guanosine(34) transglycosylase Tgt, which yields MAIRYEFIKQCKQSGARLGRLHTPHGIIETPTFMPVGTQATVKTMSPEELKAMDAQIILSNTYHLFLRPGHDIVKKAGGLHKFMNWDRPILTDSGGFQVFSLSERRKISEEGVEFRSHLSGEKLFLSPEKAMEIQNALGPDIMMAFDECPPYPATYDYVKQSTERTSRWAERCLAAHERKHDQALFAIVQGGMFEDLRVQSAKDLTSMDFPGYAIGGLSVGESKEIMYEVLDYTVPHLPFDKPRYLMGVGSPDALIEGSIRGIDMFDCVLPTRIARNGTLMTSQGRLVVRNAKFAEDFGPIDPNCDCYTCKNYSRAYIRHLLKADETFGIRLTTNHNLHFLVNLMKNVREAIMNDSLLDFRDQFFEQYGLNNENTRGF from the coding sequence TTGGCGATTAGATATGAATTTATTAAGCAGTGCAAACAATCAGGAGCAAGATTAGGACGTTTACATACGCCGCATGGTATTATCGAAACTCCTACTTTTATGCCTGTAGGTACACAAGCAACAGTGAAAACAATGAGTCCAGAGGAATTAAAAGCAATGGATGCTCAAATCATATTGAGCAACACATATCATCTATTTCTTAGACCAGGACATGACATTGTGAAGAAAGCAGGTGGACTTCACAAGTTTATGAACTGGGATCGTCCAATTCTTACCGATAGCGGCGGTTTCCAAGTGTTCAGTCTTAGTGAACGCCGTAAAATTTCCGAAGAAGGTGTAGAGTTCCGTTCACATTTAAGTGGTGAGAAACTATTCCTTAGCCCTGAGAAGGCAATGGAAATTCAAAATGCTCTAGGGCCAGATATTATGATGGCATTTGATGAATGTCCACCATATCCTGCTACTTATGATTATGTTAAGCAATCAACAGAGCGTACATCAAGATGGGCAGAACGTTGTCTAGCAGCTCATGAGCGCAAGCATGATCAAGCATTGTTTGCAATTGTTCAAGGCGGTATGTTCGAGGATTTGCGCGTACAAAGCGCTAAGGATTTGACTTCCATGGATTTCCCGGGTTATGCTATAGGTGGTCTAAGTGTAGGCGAATCTAAGGAAATAATGTATGAAGTTCTAGACTATACCGTTCCTCATCTACCTTTTGATAAGCCTCGTTATCTTATGGGAGTTGGTTCACCTGATGCTTTAATCGAGGGTTCAATTCGAGGAATTGATATGTTTGACTGTGTATTACCAACTCGTATAGCTCGTAACGGTACATTAATGACTAGTCAAGGTCGCCTTGTGGTTCGTAATGCCAAGTTTGCGGAAGATTTTGGACCAATCGATCCAAATTGTGATTGCTACACTTGTAAAAATTATTCCAGAGCATATATAAGACATTTGTTAAAAGCAGATGAAACATTTGGTATTCGTTTGACAACAAATCACAACCTTCACTTCCTTGTTAACTTAATGAAAAATGTTAGAGAAGCAATAATGAATGATTCTCTACTTGATTTTAGAGATCAATTCTTTGAACAATATGGTCTTAACAATGAAAACACTAGAGGATTCTAA
- a CDS encoding polysaccharide biosynthesis protein, with product MTKQSFIKGAMILLIAGVLNRILGFIPRITLPRIIGAEGVGIYQLSYPFLIVLLTFITGGIPLAIAKWIAEAQSVGDERRVKQIFRTAMILSVSIALFLTSIMLLFAPVFIKYVIPDPRVYQSFLMMSPLLIIVGVSAVYRGYFQGKQNMIPSAVSQTIETIIRIIFSLVLAYWLLPYGLAWGAAGAMLGVVMGEIGGLAVMLLSHVRDKKKRSSIVDAQPMPIASEKLSANQPIGLENEVNQAVIAKENSSKSILSKLLTLSIPVTGSKLVGSLSYLLESIFTARSLAAAGIITGVATAQYGALQGMIMPLILLPTALTYSLAVSLVPSLSEAVAQKQYHLIHKRLHQSMRISLVAGAPFTIIMFIFAAPICELLYAHGEYAPLLQLIAPIGIFIYLQAPLQATLQALEKPGVALMNTFIGAIIKIGLIIILGSNPQLGIKGVLIAIAINTVLVTLLHGYSVKRYVGFKMHTMDFIKVGASIIITGAFAQYVMSLLANQPLGISLPAACLVAMIVYIFLMFLTKIIDKADLIRIPYIGKWFGADY from the coding sequence ATGACAAAGCAGAGCTTTATTAAGGGAGCTATGATACTGCTTATTGCAGGTGTTTTGAATCGTATTCTTGGATTTATTCCCCGTATTACATTACCACGTATTATCGGAGCTGAGGGTGTTGGGATATACCAACTTAGTTATCCTTTTCTCATTGTGTTACTAACATTTATAACAGGAGGCATTCCACTTGCCATCGCTAAATGGATTGCCGAAGCCCAATCTGTAGGAGATGAACGAAGAGTCAAACAAATTTTCAGAACGGCGATGATTCTTAGTGTATCTATTGCTTTGTTTCTAACGAGTATAATGCTGCTATTTGCACCAGTCTTTATTAAGTACGTTATTCCAGATCCAAGGGTATATCAATCATTTCTAATGATGTCACCGTTATTGATTATTGTAGGGGTTTCAGCTGTATATCGTGGTTATTTCCAAGGAAAACAAAATATGATTCCGAGCGCCGTTTCACAAACGATTGAAACAATAATAAGAATTATATTTTCATTAGTGCTAGCTTACTGGTTACTACCCTACGGGTTAGCTTGGGGCGCAGCTGGCGCAATGTTAGGCGTCGTTATGGGAGAAATTGGTGGACTAGCTGTTATGTTACTGAGTCATGTTCGTGATAAGAAGAAACGATCTTCTATTGTAGATGCACAGCCTATGCCTATTGCATCGGAAAAGCTATCTGCTAATCAGCCGATTGGGCTGGAAAACGAAGTTAATCAAGCAGTTATTGCCAAAGAAAACAGTAGCAAATCGATACTTTCAAAGCTACTTACACTCTCAATACCGGTCACAGGTAGCAAATTAGTTGGTTCACTTAGTTATTTATTAGAATCAATATTTACCGCTCGCAGCCTTGCTGCTGCAGGTATTATTACTGGTGTTGCAACAGCTCAATATGGTGCGCTGCAAGGAATGATTATGCCTCTTATTCTGCTACCTACCGCATTAACCTATTCACTTGCCGTTTCGCTCGTTCCATCACTTTCAGAAGCTGTTGCTCAGAAACAATATCATCTTATTCATAAACGTTTGCATCAATCAATGCGTATTTCACTCGTCGCAGGCGCTCCATTTACAATAATTATGTTTATATTTGCAGCTCCAATATGTGAACTATTATATGCTCATGGAGAATATGCACCATTATTACAACTAATTGCACCTATTGGTATTTTTATTTATTTACAAGCTCCGTTACAAGCAACACTTCAAGCATTAGAAAAACCTGGTGTAGCGTTAATGAATACTTTTATCGGAGCCATCATTAAGATTGGACTGATCATTATTTTAGGCTCGAATCCTCAATTAGGGATTAAAGGTGTATTGATTGCCATTGCAATTAATACAGTGTTAGTCACTTTACTACATGGTTACAGCGTGAAACGATACGTTGGTTTCAAGATGCATACGATGGACTTCATTAAAGTGGGTGCATCAATTATTATTACAGGTGCATTTGCTCAATATGTGATGTCGTTACTTGCCAATCAACCACTAGGAATCAGCTTACCTGCCGCTTGCCTGGTAGCCATGATCGTCTATATTTTTTTAATGTTCTTAACGAAAATTATTGATAAAGCTGATCTCATTAGAATTCCGTATATCGGAAAATGGTTCGGAGCAGATTATTAA
- the ruvB gene encoding Holliday junction branch migration DNA helicase RuvB: protein MDDRIISANLMMEEQAVELSLRPRYLNEYIGQYKAKETLSIYIEAAKLRKEALDHVLLYGPPGLGKTTLSNIIANELGVSLRTTSGPAIERPGDLAALLTNLQEGDVLFIDEIHRLHRTVEEVLYPAMEDFALDIMIGKGPSARSVRLDLPPFTLIGATTRAGQLSAPLRDRFGVVSRLEYYNVDDLAFIVSRAAEILNVDIVGEASHEIALRSRGTPRIANRLLKRVRDFAQVRGDGIITHEIANSALELLQVDPMGLDHIDHKMLHAMITNFSGRPVGLDTIAATIGEESITIEDVYEPYLMQIGFLQRTPRGRVATDRAYSHLGLPLPER from the coding sequence ATGGATGATCGAATCATATCCGCTAATCTTATGATGGAAGAACAAGCGGTGGAGCTTAGCTTGCGTCCTCGTTATTTGAATGAATATATCGGACAATATAAAGCGAAAGAAACGTTAAGTATTTATATTGAAGCAGCTAAACTCCGTAAGGAAGCATTGGATCATGTTCTTCTGTATGGTCCACCAGGATTAGGTAAAACGACACTATCTAATATTATCGCCAATGAGCTAGGTGTTAGTTTACGTACAACTTCTGGTCCTGCCATTGAGCGTCCGGGAGATCTTGCAGCACTACTTACCAATTTACAAGAAGGTGATGTATTATTTATTGATGAAATTCATCGGTTACATCGTACTGTAGAAGAAGTATTGTATCCTGCAATGGAAGATTTTGCGCTAGATATTATGATTGGTAAAGGTCCAAGTGCACGTTCTGTTCGTCTAGATTTGCCGCCATTTACACTAATTGGGGCAACAACAAGAGCAGGACAGCTTTCTGCGCCATTAAGGGATCGCTTTGGTGTAGTGAGTCGTTTAGAATATTATAATGTAGATGATCTGGCGTTTATCGTATCGCGAGCTGCCGAAATTCTTAATGTAGATATAGTCGGTGAAGCATCTCATGAAATTGCACTACGTTCAAGAGGAACTCCTCGTATAGCGAATCGATTGTTAAAGCGCGTGCGTGATTTCGCGCAAGTGCGTGGTGATGGCATTATTACTCATGAAATTGCTAATTCAGCACTTGAGTTGTTACAAGTAGATCCTATGGGCTTAGATCATATCGATCATAAAATGCTACATGCGATGATTACTAATTTCTCAGGTCGACCTGTAGGATTAGATACCATTGCAGCTACGATTGGCGAAGAATCAATAACGATTGAAGATGTTTATGAGCCATACTTAATGCAGATTGGGTTTTTACAGCGTACTCCTAGGGGGAGGGTGGCGACTGATCGTGCGTACAGTCATCTGGGACTCCCCCTCCCTGAGAGGTAA
- a CDS encoding SpoIID/LytB domain-containing protein has product MLKIAKQSLIVSVVIALMLSISVSIPAKAAVPSLDQIRVALFVDIPKKYSSITKVATLSSESALKLSVKTASNSTEWLNFPGNDQLRLAMNDYKVNLFESTDFAAAQQVSKAVKTAGGTPFLTSLSKNDKVTFQVFEGGYASNSDATTAATKWKSNATLSKLLKSAPTIYGPFALESGSYSAKADAQVAATRFGSQGLNTTIGMKLNSAGKLEYSVVVGMVGTAAELGLVKTAASKVNSSLKELKGSEDMLLMRVDHTVTDRGTSSNELYLYNPHMIVSLKADKEGLVKVTERSDRSYRGTIELGSLNNAMYVVNELPFEQYLYSVVAIEMYPSWPLEALKSQAVAARTYALYSGSSFVVANVVDTTTSQAYYGANSESANTTKAVNETKGEVITYNGKLIETLYSANAGGVTADAKEIWNNEVAYLKSVSSPDAISEKGLFYWYRVVLPNGKVGYIREDLAKDTGKTNEAGKPILLSNTDATNIRRNPIVQSNVPAVDLINSGTQLIALEKVIQSNSMNWRRGPYSSDEIAKTINAKLPSTISGNINSFNVSKVGVSGRALEVSVNGKALPVAKPVDLRAILGVDGSLQSTLFSIEETGKIVILGANQLDRTKTDGAKTLQVVGANGNTATVNGEYMYVLDGSGNVRAATADAGYQYNGKGNGHGVGMSQYGAYGLAEQGYDYQYILKYYYTGTEVVQNRGL; this is encoded by the coding sequence ATGTTGAAAATAGCTAAGCAGAGTTTAATAGTAAGTGTAGTAATCGCACTAATGCTATCTATATCGGTGTCAATACCAGCGAAGGCTGCTGTTCCGTCGCTTGATCAGATTCGGGTGGCATTATTTGTTGATATTCCGAAGAAATACTCAAGTATAACAAAGGTAGCAACTTTATCTTCTGAGAGTGCATTGAAATTATCGGTGAAAACAGCTTCCAATTCTACAGAATGGTTAAATTTCCCGGGGAATGATCAGTTGCGATTAGCTATGAATGATTATAAAGTTAATTTATTTGAATCTACCGATTTTGCTGCTGCACAACAAGTATCCAAGGCTGTGAAAACAGCAGGTGGTACGCCGTTTCTAACGTCTCTAAGTAAAAATGATAAAGTGACATTCCAAGTGTTTGAAGGTGGGTATGCAAGTAATAGTGATGCGACTACAGCAGCGACGAAGTGGAAAAGCAATGCGACTCTTTCTAAGCTTTTGAAGTCTGCACCAACAATATATGGCCCATTTGCACTTGAAAGTGGTAGCTATTCTGCAAAAGCAGATGCACAGGTCGCTGCAACGAGATTTGGCTCGCAAGGCTTGAATACTACAATTGGTATGAAATTAAATAGCGCTGGTAAACTTGAATATTCAGTAGTTGTAGGAATGGTTGGTACAGCTGCTGAACTTGGGTTAGTTAAGACTGCCGCTAGCAAAGTAAATAGTTCTTTGAAAGAGTTGAAAGGTAGCGAAGATATGCTACTTATGAGAGTCGATCATACTGTAACCGATCGTGGAACCTCATCTAATGAATTATATTTATATAATCCACATATGATTGTATCTTTAAAAGCGGATAAAGAAGGTCTAGTTAAAGTGACGGAGCGCAGCGACCGTTCTTATCGAGGTACTATAGAGTTAGGATCATTAAACAACGCTATGTATGTCGTTAATGAATTGCCATTTGAGCAATATTTATATTCAGTAGTAGCGATTGAAATGTATCCATCATGGCCACTAGAAGCTTTAAAATCTCAAGCAGTTGCTGCTCGTACGTATGCTCTGTATTCCGGTTCGTCGTTTGTCGTGGCAAATGTCGTTGACACTACAACGAGTCAAGCATACTATGGTGCTAACTCTGAATCTGCAAATACTACAAAAGCGGTTAATGAGACTAAAGGCGAAGTTATTACTTATAATGGTAAGCTAATTGAAACGTTATACTCTGCCAATGCAGGGGGAGTAACAGCTGATGCAAAAGAAATTTGGAATAATGAAGTTGCTTACTTGAAAAGTGTGTCTAGCCCAGATGCAATTTCCGAAAAAGGATTGTTTTATTGGTATCGTGTCGTGCTTCCCAATGGTAAAGTAGGATATATTCGCGAAGATTTGGCTAAAGATACTGGTAAGACTAACGAAGCGGGTAAACCAATTCTATTGTCTAATACAGATGCGACCAATATTCGTCGTAATCCAATTGTTCAATCGAATGTACCAGCAGTTGATCTAATTAATAGTGGAACCCAATTAATTGCGCTTGAGAAGGTCATTCAATCCAATTCTATGAATTGGCGGAGAGGACCTTATAGCAGCGATGAAATAGCAAAAACAATTAATGCTAAGTTACCGAGCACCATATCTGGCAATATTAACTCATTCAATGTTAGTAAAGTAGGAGTATCGGGTCGAGCTTTGGAAGTTTCAGTTAATGGTAAAGCATTGCCTGTTGCGAAACCTGTTGATTTGCGAGCAATACTTGGTGTAGATGGTTCATTGCAAAGTACATTATTTAGCATTGAAGAAACGGGGAAAATCGTTATTCTCGGTGCCAATCAATTAGATCGTACTAAAACAGATGGCGCCAAAACGTTGCAAGTTGTCGGAGCTAATGGTAACACAGCAACGGTTAACGGTGAATATATGTATGTACTTGATGGTAGTGGTAATGTTCGAGCTGCCACTGCAGATGCAGGGTATCAATACAATGGTAAAGGTAATGGACATGGAGTTGGGATGTCCCAGTACGGTGCTTATGGTCTTGCTGAACAAGGGTATGACTATCAATATATTTTGAAATACTATTATACAGGTACAGAGGTAGTTCAAAATCGAGGACTGTGA